A single Spirochaeta isovalerica DNA region contains:
- a CDS encoding type II toxin-antitoxin system RelE/ParE family toxin, with the protein MTIEFDPLALLELNDAVEYYNFKLAGLGDRFKDDVRIGINRILEYPDAWQQQTSRTRRFVLNSFPYKIIYAIQTERIIILAIANSHREPDYWVNRQRN; encoded by the coding sequence ATGACAATTGAATTTGATCCTCTGGCTCTATTAGAGCTAAATGATGCAGTAGAATATTATAATTTTAAACTTGCAGGTCTTGGTGATCGTTTTAAAGATGATGTGAGAATTGGTATCAATAGAATTTTGGAATATCCAGATGCCTGGCAACAACAAACTTCCAGAACAAGAAGATTTGTTCTTAATTCATTTCCTTATAAAATCATATACGCGATTCAGACTGAAAGAATTATAATTCTTGCGATTGCCAATTCACACCGTGAACCTGATTATTGGGTGAATCGACAAAGGAATTAA
- a CDS encoding addiction module protein, translating into MSTQEMIKEALALSPKEKSQIIEALLLSLDQPDSKIEEIWNAEVDLRLDAIENGSTKTIPYKEIF; encoded by the coding sequence ATGAGTACGCAAGAAATGATTAAAGAAGCATTAGCTCTCTCGCCAAAAGAAAAGTCTCAAATCATTGAAGCACTTCTTTTAAGCCTCGATCAACCTGATTCTAAAATTGAAGAAATTTGGAACGCTGAAGTTGATCTGCGTTTGGATGCAATCGAGAACGGATCGACTAAAACTATCCCATACAAAGAAATATTCTAA
- a CDS encoding GNAT family N-acetyltransferase, translated as MPQITQVKVDPNNEDLDFIVSSWTYNPTKERIKERISRHLSEGKLFSMVYQNQLIGAVAYKEIDQNVSEITGIGISVKHRNQGFGRQLINIIEQEIPTKEILIETDNNAVNFYEHCEYKIYNTKTLDNGIIRYQLIKKKI; from the coding sequence ATGCCGCAAATTACCCAAGTAAAAGTCGATCCTAATAATGAAGATTTAGACTTTATTGTTTCTTCTTGGACATATAATCCAACGAAAGAACGGATAAAGGAAAGAATTTCTAGGCACCTTTCAGAAGGAAAACTATTTTCGATGGTGTATCAAAATCAGTTAATCGGAGCAGTTGCTTATAAAGAAATAGATCAAAATGTTTCTGAAATAACAGGGATAGGGATTTCTGTAAAACATCGAAATCAAGGTTTCGGGAGGCAATTAATTAATATAATTGAGCAAGAAATTCCAACAAAAGAAATCCTGATTGAGACTGATAATAACGCTGTTAATTTTTATGAACATTGTGAATATAAGATTTACAATACAAAGACGCTTGATAATGGGATAATTCGATATCAATTAATTAAGAAGAAAATATAA